The following proteins come from a genomic window of Micromonospora zamorensis:
- a CDS encoding carbohydrate ABC transporter permease, which translates to MTTPTPTTDGSAPGLRRVGLYATLVALALIFLVPLVWMVITSLKTYTAAQQIPPSWLPNPLAGYGYEQILNNSANPVLRWFLNSMVAATLHSALVLVTASMAAYSLARLKFRGRGVTFALIVGTLFIPPTSLIIPNFLIVDQLNWIDTLAVVVVPGAASAFGVFFLRQFFLSLPNELEEAATLDGANQWQIFYKVVLPLSRPALATLAVLSFLTNWNDFLWPIFVLFSPENLTLPPGLGLLQGSYVTDYPVIMAGAVLASLPVLILFVLAQRHIIQGVSRSGLKG; encoded by the coding sequence ATGACGACGCCCACGCCGACCACCGACGGCTCCGCACCGGGGCTTCGCCGGGTCGGGCTCTACGCCACCCTGGTGGCCCTGGCCCTGATCTTCCTGGTCCCGCTGGTGTGGATGGTCATCACCTCACTGAAGACCTACACGGCCGCCCAGCAGATCCCACCGAGCTGGCTGCCGAACCCGCTCGCCGGTTACGGCTACGAGCAGATCCTCAACAACTCGGCGAACCCGGTGCTGCGCTGGTTCCTCAACAGCATGGTGGCCGCCACGCTGCACTCGGCGTTGGTGCTGGTCACCGCCTCGATGGCCGCGTACTCCCTGGCCCGGCTGAAGTTCCGGGGTCGTGGGGTGACCTTCGCACTGATCGTCGGGACGCTGTTCATCCCGCCGACCTCGCTGATCATCCCGAACTTCCTGATCGTCGACCAGCTCAACTGGATCGACACCCTCGCCGTGGTCGTGGTGCCCGGCGCGGCCAGCGCGTTCGGGGTGTTCTTCCTGCGGCAGTTCTTCCTCTCCCTGCCGAACGAGCTGGAGGAGGCCGCCACGCTGGACGGCGCCAACCAGTGGCAGATCTTCTACAAGGTGGTGCTGCCGCTGTCCAGGCCGGCGCTGGCCACCCTGGCCGTGCTGTCGTTCCTCACCAACTGGAACGACTTCCTCTGGCCGATCTTCGTGCTGTTCAGCCCGGAGAATCTCACCCTGCCGCCGGGCCTGGGCCTGCTCCAGGGCTCGTACGTCACCGACTACCCGGTGATCATGGCGGGCGCGGTGCTGGCCAGCCTGCCGGTGCTGATTCTCTTCGTGCTGGCCCAGCGGCACATCATCCAGGGTGTCTCCCGCAGCGGTCTGAAGGGATGA
- a CDS encoding glycoside hydrolase family 43 protein: MTRTTVRRRGAAAIVLAAALLVAGCSDGTEPTPTSSGSDSSVFTNPVVKTDAPDPQAIQVGDTWYLFHTNSGGRNVPVLTSTDLVDWTEAGDALPTLPDWADAGKTWAPEAIQLAPEVFLLYYTVAGRESGRQCVGRAVASAPQGPYSDDAAGPLICQADLGGAIDASPYRDTDGSLWLLWKNDGNAIGVDTWLWSQRLADDGLTLVGEPTKLLKQTEPWEGTLIEGPFFHRQDGRLLLFFAANAYDRAEYAEGYAVCEGPTGPCVKAGENPILKSNEAASGPGHASMVVKDGRTWLLYHAWPPGQEGSTDPGRQVWLDEVTWVDGKPVVKGPTATPQPRP, from the coding sequence ATGACGCGTACGACCGTCCGGCGACGTGGCGCGGCGGCGATCGTTCTCGCCGCCGCGTTGCTCGTCGCGGGCTGCTCCGACGGCACCGAACCCACCCCCACGAGCAGCGGGAGCGACTCCAGCGTGTTCACCAACCCGGTCGTGAAGACCGACGCCCCGGACCCGCAGGCGATCCAGGTGGGCGACACCTGGTACCTGTTCCACACCAACTCCGGCGGCCGCAACGTCCCGGTGCTCACCTCGACCGATCTGGTCGACTGGACCGAGGCCGGGGATGCCCTGCCGACGCTGCCGGACTGGGCGGACGCCGGGAAGACCTGGGCACCTGAGGCGATCCAGCTCGCACCGGAGGTGTTCCTGCTCTACTACACGGTCGCCGGCCGGGAGTCCGGCCGGCAGTGCGTCGGGCGGGCGGTGGCGAGCGCGCCGCAGGGGCCGTACTCCGACGACGCGGCCGGCCCGCTGATCTGCCAGGCCGACCTGGGCGGGGCGATCGACGCCAGCCCGTACCGGGACACCGACGGCAGTCTGTGGCTGCTGTGGAAGAACGACGGCAACGCGATCGGGGTGGACACCTGGCTCTGGTCGCAGCGCCTCGCCGACGACGGCCTGACCCTGGTCGGTGAGCCGACGAAGCTGCTGAAGCAGACCGAGCCGTGGGAGGGCACCCTGATCGAGGGGCCGTTCTTCCACCGTCAGGACGGTCGGTTGCTGCTCTTCTTCGCCGCCAACGCGTACGACCGGGCGGAGTACGCCGAGGGCTACGCGGTCTGCGAGGGCCCGACCGGCCCGTGCGTGAAGGCAGGCGAGAACCCGATCCTGAAGAGCAACGAGGCCGCCTCGGGCCCCGGCCACGCGTCGATGGTGGTCAAGGACGGGCGGACCTGGCTGCTGTACCACGCCTGGCCGCCGGGCCAGGAGGGCAGCACCGACCCGGGCCGGCAGGTGTGGCTCGACGAGGTGACCTGGGTAGACGGCAAGCCGGTCGTCAAGGGCCCGACGGCCACGCCGCAACCCCGCCCCTGA
- a CDS encoding amino acid permease, whose protein sequence is MSVLRTKPIKDVIAQGEADGSDGQLGLKRRLGAIDLTGFGIGIVIGTGIFTLTGIEARDSAGPGVVISFAIAGMVALLAALCYAELASSVPTAGSAYTYAYATMGEIVAWIIGWDLLLEFALGAAVVARGWSGYLAELLDLPTRWFGEEGSTVNIGAIAIVLILGIVAIVGIRESARITNLLVLVKVAICVFVVVAGLFFVKAANLTPFIPPAEPAGSGDDGIKQPVTQALFGLEPSVFGFVGVLSAAAVVFFAYTGFEAVANLGEETRKPKRDLTLGLLGTLLISTVLYIGVSLVVVGMVPYTEIDRGAPIASAFESVGAGWAAVLVSIAAVAGLTSVILVDLVAMGRIGFAIARDGLIPPSIAKVHPRWGTPYRISAIMTVAVALLAGFLPLSALADLVSIGALCAFVLVSVAVPILRRKRPDLERPFRVPFSPVLPIVSALACFYLMLNLSVETWLRFLAWMLLGAVIYFGYGHRRNRLAQHEPAVAPAPREPTA, encoded by the coding sequence ATGTCCGTGCTGCGCACAAAACCGATCAAGGACGTGATAGCTCAAGGTGAGGCGGACGGCAGCGACGGCCAACTGGGGCTGAAGAGGCGGCTCGGTGCGATCGACCTCACCGGCTTCGGCATCGGCATCGTGATCGGCACCGGCATCTTCACCCTCACCGGAATCGAGGCCCGCGACAGCGCAGGCCCGGGCGTGGTGATCTCCTTCGCCATCGCCGGCATGGTCGCCCTGCTGGCCGCGCTCTGCTACGCCGAGCTGGCCTCCAGCGTCCCGACCGCGGGCAGCGCCTACACCTACGCGTACGCCACGATGGGCGAGATCGTCGCCTGGATCATCGGCTGGGACCTGCTGCTGGAGTTCGCGCTCGGCGCCGCCGTGGTGGCCCGCGGCTGGTCCGGCTACCTGGCCGAACTGCTCGACCTGCCGACCCGCTGGTTCGGCGAGGAGGGCAGCACTGTCAACATCGGCGCCATCGCCATCGTGCTGATCCTCGGCATCGTCGCGATCGTCGGCATCCGGGAATCCGCCCGGATCACCAACCTGCTGGTGCTGGTCAAGGTGGCCATCTGCGTCTTCGTGGTGGTCGCCGGCCTGTTCTTCGTCAAGGCCGCGAACCTCACCCCGTTCATCCCACCGGCCGAGCCCGCCGGCAGCGGCGACGACGGCATCAAGCAGCCGGTCACGCAGGCGCTCTTCGGGCTGGAGCCGTCGGTCTTCGGCTTCGTCGGGGTGCTCAGCGCCGCCGCGGTGGTCTTCTTCGCGTACACCGGCTTCGAGGCCGTGGCCAACCTGGGTGAGGAGACCCGGAAGCCCAAGCGGGACCTCACCCTGGGTCTGCTCGGCACGCTGTTGATCTCCACAGTGCTCTACATCGGTGTCTCGCTCGTGGTGGTCGGGATGGTGCCCTACACGGAGATCGACCGGGGCGCCCCTATCGCGTCGGCGTTCGAGTCGGTCGGCGCGGGCTGGGCGGCGGTGCTGGTCTCCATCGCCGCGGTCGCCGGCCTGACCAGCGTCATCCTGGTCGACCTGGTGGCGATGGGCCGGATCGGGTTCGCCATCGCCCGCGACGGGCTGATCCCGCCCTCGATCGCGAAGGTGCACCCGCGCTGGGGCACCCCGTACCGGATCTCCGCGATCATGACGGTGGCGGTCGCGTTGCTGGCCGGTTTCCTGCCGCTGTCCGCGTTGGCCGACCTGGTCAGCATCGGCGCGCTCTGCGCGTTCGTGCTCGTGTCGGTCGCGGTGCCGATCCTGCGTCGCAAGCGCCCCGACCTGGAGCGGCCGTTCCGGGTGCCGTTCTCCCCGGTGCTGCCGATCGTCTCCGCGCTGGCCTGCTTCTACCTGATGCTCAACCTGTCGGTGGAGACCTGGCTGCGGTTCCTGGCCTGGATGCTGCTCGGCGCGGTCATCTACTTCGGCTACGGCCACCGCCGCAACCGGCTGGCCCAGCACGAACCGGCGGTTGCCCCGGCCCCCCGCGAACCGACCGCCTGA
- a CDS encoding glycoside hydrolase family 10 protein — MKPTRLAAAGLITTLLGSLVAAAPANAAPDTASATSTSSTSCTTDPATPKRQFRAMWISSVVNIDWPSKASQTSPDRVAAQQAEYRELLDLAERLNHNAVVVQVRPTADALWPSPYEPWSEYLTGTRGQDPGWDPLAFLVDESHKRNLEFHAWFNPYRVSMPAPGGAGADLNLLAPGHPARQHPDWTFAYPPAGVAGSRLYYNPGVPEVREFVQTAMMDAVSRYDVDGVHFDDYFYPYPSGSYQVPDDATFAAHNRGFTDRADWRRDNINLLIQEMNGKIKAAKPWVKFGVSPFGIWRNQTADPLGSDTTGSQSYDIISADTRKWVKQEWIDYVVPQLYWYIGQYPAADYARLVPWWAETVRGTRVQLYIGQADYKSGDPAYGPFWQNPRELSDHLTLNRSYPEVQGNVHFSAVQVRANRLGATDIYAAEHYSRPALVPAMTHLPAKPLLFPVVTKAARQVDGVRLTWRQPADGAGPFGTATSYAIYRFDGTTVPGRCGTADATHLVDTVRATPGGAQSWVDTSAVPGKRYTYQVTALDRSANESPASPPAFVLR; from the coding sequence ATGAAGCCAACTCGCCTCGCAGCCGCCGGGCTGATCACCACCCTGCTCGGCAGCCTCGTCGCCGCCGCCCCCGCGAACGCGGCGCCCGACACGGCCAGCGCCACCAGCACCTCCAGCACCAGTTGCACCACCGACCCCGCCACACCGAAGCGACAGTTCCGAGCCATGTGGATCTCGTCGGTGGTCAACATCGACTGGCCCAGCAAGGCGTCCCAGACCAGCCCGGACCGGGTCGCCGCACAGCAGGCCGAATATCGGGAACTGCTCGACCTCGCCGAGCGGCTCAACCACAACGCCGTCGTGGTGCAGGTCCGGCCGACCGCCGACGCGCTCTGGCCGTCGCCGTACGAGCCCTGGTCGGAGTACCTGACCGGCACCCGTGGGCAGGACCCGGGCTGGGACCCGCTGGCGTTCCTGGTCGACGAGTCGCACAAGCGCAACCTGGAATTCCACGCGTGGTTCAACCCGTACCGCGTCTCCATGCCGGCCCCCGGCGGCGCCGGCGCGGACCTCAACCTGCTCGCTCCCGGCCACCCGGCCCGGCAGCACCCCGACTGGACCTTCGCCTACCCGCCGGCCGGCGTGGCCGGCAGCCGGCTCTACTACAACCCCGGAGTCCCCGAGGTACGCGAGTTCGTGCAGACCGCGATGATGGACGCGGTCAGCCGGTACGACGTCGACGGCGTGCACTTCGACGACTACTTCTACCCCTACCCCAGTGGCAGCTACCAGGTGCCCGACGACGCCACCTTCGCCGCACACAACCGGGGCTTCACCGACCGGGCGGACTGGCGGCGGGACAACATCAACCTGCTGATCCAGGAGATGAACGGCAAGATCAAGGCGGCGAAGCCGTGGGTGAAGTTCGGGGTCAGCCCGTTCGGCATCTGGCGCAACCAGACCGCCGACCCGCTCGGCTCGGACACCACCGGCAGCCAGTCGTACGACATCATCTCCGCCGACACCCGCAAGTGGGTCAAGCAGGAGTGGATCGACTACGTGGTGCCGCAGCTCTACTGGTACATCGGCCAGTACCCGGCCGCCGACTACGCGCGGCTCGTGCCGTGGTGGGCCGAGACGGTGCGCGGCACCCGCGTGCAGCTCTACATCGGCCAGGCCGACTACAAGAGCGGCGACCCGGCGTACGGGCCGTTCTGGCAGAACCCGCGCGAGCTGTCCGACCACCTGACGCTCAACCGGTCGTACCCGGAGGTGCAGGGCAACGTGCACTTCTCCGCCGTCCAGGTGCGGGCCAACCGCCTCGGCGCCACCGACATCTACGCGGCCGAGCACTACTCCCGGCCCGCGCTGGTGCCGGCCATGACGCACCTGCCGGCCAAGCCACTGCTCTTCCCGGTGGTCACCAAGGCGGCCCGACAGGTAGACGGAGTACGGCTGACCTGGCGTCAGCCGGCGGACGGCGCCGGGCCATTCGGCACCGCCACCTCGTACGCGATCTACCGTTTCGACGGCACCACAGTGCCCGGCCGGTGTGGCACGGCGGACGCCACGCACCTGGTCGACACCGTCCGGGCCACGCCCGGCGGGGCACAGTCCTGGGTGGACACCTCGGCCGTGCCCGGTAAGCGCTACACCTACCAGGTGACCGCGCTGGACCGGTCGGCCAACGAGAGCCCGGCCAGCCCGCCGGCATTCGTCCTGCGCTGA
- a CDS encoding phospholipase codes for MPRRLATLFASGALALLATLAIASPAAAVTPAQKLSVLSSWTQTSASSYNAWNSARVNRAPWAEYNFNWSTDYCSSSPDNPLGFTFNLGCYRHDFGYRNYKAVGQFPANKSRLDSAFYEDLKRVCTTYNAVVRPACYSLAWTYYQAVSVFGSVAAVQQADIDRAAKMKAKAEAAAAARA; via the coding sequence GTGCCCCGACGTCTCGCCACCCTGTTCGCCTCGGGCGCGCTCGCGCTGCTCGCCACCCTCGCCATCGCCTCCCCCGCCGCCGCCGTCACCCCCGCGCAGAAGCTGTCCGTGCTGTCCAGTTGGACGCAGACCAGCGCCTCCAGCTACAACGCCTGGAACAGCGCCCGGGTCAACCGGGCCCCCTGGGCCGAGTACAACTTCAACTGGTCCACCGACTACTGCTCGTCCAGCCCGGACAACCCGCTCGGGTTCACCTTCAACCTGGGCTGCTACCGGCACGACTTCGGCTACCGCAACTACAAGGCGGTCGGCCAGTTCCCCGCCAACAAGTCCCGACTGGACAGCGCCTTCTACGAGGACCTGAAGCGCGTCTGCACCACGTACAACGCAGTCGTCCGACCGGCCTGCTACAGCCTGGCCTGGACCTACTACCAGGCGGTCAGCGTCTTCGGTTCCGTGGCGGCCGTACAGCAGGCCGACATCGACCGCGCCGCGAAAATGAAGGCCAAGGCCGAAGCCGCAGCCGCCGCCCGCGCCTAA
- a CDS encoding ATP-binding protein, giving the protein MSPRIQLPSGWVTFVFTDIEGSTRLAQLLGPDYRPVLAEHRRLLRRTLASTGGAELLTEGDSFFLAFEDPAAALTACLTAQRALSNHDWPTAEAAPRVRMGLHTGYAEPRDGEYASPEVHRAARVAAAAHGGQVLCSASTARRAEPLPPGATLLDLGLHRLRGFDDRERLFQLIAPGLERQFPRPRTADTVPHNLPTQVTSFVGRQTERVELGLLVRQHRLVTVLGAGGAGKTRLAVELASGVVEAYPDGVWFVDIAAVTDPGLVAFAIAAVLGLRPEPGRPMLDTLVEYAANRRMLVVLDTCDTQPAACAEVIARLLSGGSGVRVLATSRESFSLPGEVVWRIPPLSVDPRPDGAESDAVALLLDRTAAARGGRQPDPAESADLRRVVQRLDGLPLAIELAAARLRVLSVGQLAERLDDVLGTLDAGREDPEPPPVERGWSGNQQDTVDLVAAAAGATPPSPATRAVHRSATERHLTMQATVTWSYRTLGPRAARLLRWLAVFAGPVDLGTVEWLLGDDPLDPLSVLVDKSMVLAEPRAAGSTYRMLDPIRAYAARRLAEAGEEQAARNRHVAWSAHALGQAHLGQDGRPVTLSLYALDPLAGELRAALRWCATGGSARAGLGLAGGLDQWWLERGLAREGRLWLFRLYGRIAETGERIPEAELAAAYHMHSLHAGADGEFAEELRYSQRAEAAARQAGDAGLLARVLAGRAAPLVDMGQFVEAERVCREVIDWAHGQDVVGEALFAVFSLAELLWRRGALEEAADLLGAVRPVEAARPVERGRRSVDMLLGMVALARGDVVAAHEHLLVALRSRMGHGYHGRACDTLNAVAVRCAIGGDRLTAARLFGAAQATRASMRATPGIYGGYWAEQQAQLRTVLGDAAFDDAYGEGAELGLDEAAALALDVEHPDLAADSTRFSTGLSQPTPRRPADPDRHPATRTERA; this is encoded by the coding sequence ATGTCGCCACGGATCCAGCTCCCGAGCGGTTGGGTGACTTTCGTGTTCACCGATATCGAGGGCTCGACCCGGCTGGCCCAACTGCTCGGTCCGGACTACCGACCGGTGCTCGCTGAGCATCGGCGGTTGCTGCGCCGGACGCTGGCCAGCACGGGGGGCGCGGAGCTGCTGACCGAGGGCGACTCGTTCTTCCTGGCCTTCGAGGACCCGGCGGCGGCGCTGACCGCCTGCCTGACCGCCCAACGGGCATTGTCCAACCACGACTGGCCCACAGCGGAAGCCGCACCCAGGGTGCGGATGGGCCTGCACACCGGTTACGCCGAGCCGCGCGACGGCGAGTACGCCAGCCCCGAGGTGCACCGGGCCGCCCGGGTGGCCGCCGCCGCCCACGGTGGGCAGGTGCTCTGCTCGGCGTCCACCGCCCGTCGGGCCGAGCCGTTGCCGCCCGGTGCGACCCTGCTCGACCTGGGCCTGCACCGGTTGCGCGGCTTCGACGACCGGGAGCGGCTGTTCCAACTCATCGCACCGGGCCTGGAGCGGCAGTTCCCCCGGCCCCGCACCGCCGACACGGTGCCGCACAACCTGCCGACCCAGGTGACCTCGTTCGTCGGTCGGCAGACCGAGCGCGTCGAGCTGGGCCTGTTGGTGCGACAACACCGCCTGGTCACCGTGCTGGGGGCGGGCGGCGCGGGCAAGACCCGCCTCGCTGTGGAGTTGGCCAGCGGCGTCGTCGAGGCATACCCGGACGGGGTCTGGTTCGTCGACATCGCCGCGGTGACCGACCCGGGGCTGGTGGCGTTCGCGATCGCTGCGGTGCTCGGCCTGCGACCCGAGCCGGGCCGGCCGATGCTGGACACCCTGGTCGAGTACGCGGCCAACCGCCGCATGCTGGTCGTACTGGACACCTGCGACACCCAACCGGCCGCCTGCGCGGAGGTGATCGCGCGGCTGCTGTCCGGTGGGAGCGGCGTACGGGTGCTGGCGACCAGTCGGGAGTCGTTCAGCCTGCCGGGCGAGGTGGTGTGGCGGATCCCGCCTCTCTCGGTCGACCCACGGCCGGACGGCGCGGAGAGCGACGCGGTGGCGCTCCTGCTGGACCGGACGGCGGCGGCGCGCGGCGGTCGGCAGCCGGATCCGGCCGAGTCGGCTGATCTGCGCCGGGTGGTGCAGCGGCTCGACGGGTTGCCGCTCGCCATCGAGTTGGCCGCAGCCCGGCTGCGGGTGCTCTCCGTCGGCCAGCTCGCCGAGCGACTGGACGACGTGCTCGGCACCTTGGACGCCGGACGGGAAGACCCGGAGCCGCCGCCGGTGGAGCGGGGCTGGTCCGGCAACCAGCAGGACACCGTGGACCTGGTCGCGGCGGCGGCCGGCGCGACACCGCCCAGCCCGGCGACCAGGGCGGTGCATCGCTCGGCCACCGAGCGGCACCTGACCATGCAGGCCACCGTCACCTGGTCGTACCGGACGCTGGGGCCCCGGGCCGCCCGCCTGCTGCGCTGGCTGGCGGTCTTCGCCGGGCCGGTTGACCTCGGCACGGTGGAGTGGCTGCTGGGCGACGACCCGCTGGACCCGCTGTCGGTGCTGGTGGACAAATCGATGGTCCTGGCCGAGCCGCGTGCGGCGGGCAGCACCTACCGGATGCTCGACCCCATCCGGGCGTACGCGGCGCGGCGGTTGGCCGAGGCGGGTGAGGAGCAGGCCGCCCGGAACCGGCACGTGGCCTGGTCGGCGCATGCGCTGGGCCAGGCACACCTGGGCCAGGACGGCCGGCCCGTCACGTTGTCGTTGTACGCCCTGGACCCGTTGGCCGGGGAGTTGCGCGCCGCGCTGCGGTGGTGCGCCACCGGTGGCAGTGCCCGTGCCGGTCTGGGGCTGGCTGGTGGCCTGGACCAGTGGTGGCTTGAGCGGGGCCTGGCCCGGGAGGGGCGGCTGTGGTTGTTCCGGCTGTACGGGCGGATCGCCGAAACGGGCGAGCGGATCCCGGAGGCGGAGCTGGCGGCGGCGTACCACATGCACTCGCTGCACGCCGGCGCCGACGGCGAGTTCGCGGAGGAGCTGCGCTACTCCCAGCGCGCGGAGGCAGCCGCCCGTCAGGCCGGTGACGCCGGGTTGCTGGCTCGGGTGCTCGCCGGCAGGGCCGCGCCACTGGTGGACATGGGGCAGTTCGTCGAGGCCGAGCGGGTGTGCCGGGAGGTCATCGACTGGGCGCACGGGCAGGACGTGGTCGGCGAAGCGCTGTTCGCGGTGTTCAGCCTGGCCGAGCTGCTGTGGCGGCGGGGCGCCCTGGAGGAGGCGGCCGACCTGCTCGGGGCGGTCCGCCCGGTGGAGGCGGCCCGGCCTGTGGAGCGGGGTCGGCGTTCGGTGGACATGCTGCTCGGGATGGTCGCGCTGGCCCGGGGAGACGTCGTCGCCGCACACGAGCACCTGCTGGTGGCGCTGCGTTCCCGGATGGGTCACGGCTACCACGGCCGGGCGTGCGACACGTTGAACGCGGTCGCGGTGCGCTGCGCCATCGGCGGGGACCGGTTGACCGCGGCTCGCCTGTTCGGGGCGGCGCAGGCCACCCGGGCGAGCATGCGGGCGACCCCGGGCATCTACGGCGGCTACTGGGCGGAGCAGCAGGCGCAGCTGCGTACGGTGCTGGGCGACGCGGCCTTCGACGACGCGTACGGCGAGGGTGCCGAGTTGGGGCTGGACGAGGCGGCGGCGCTGGCCCTCGACGTGGAACACCCGGACCTGGCGGCCGACTCGACCCGCTTCAGCACCGGCCTGTCCCAGCCAACCCCCCGTCGTCCCGCCGACCCGGACCGCCACCCGGCAACCCGAACCGAACGCGCCTAA
- a CDS encoding FmdB family zinc ribbon protein: MPRYEFRCRACGDTFEVNRSMAAAGEPATCPQGHADTVKLLSAVAVTGRGGSAGGAPAPAGGGCCGGACGC, translated from the coding sequence ATGCCCCGGTACGAGTTCCGCTGCCGCGCCTGCGGAGACACCTTCGAGGTCAACCGTTCGATGGCTGCGGCCGGTGAGCCGGCCACCTGCCCACAGGGACACGCCGACACGGTCAAGCTGCTTTCCGCCGTCGCGGTCACCGGCCGGGGTGGTTCCGCCGGTGGTGCTCCGGCACCCGCCGGTGGTGGCTGCTGCGGTGGCGCCTGCGGCTGCTGA
- a CDS encoding lytic transglycosylase domain-containing protein, protein MVDGEDDTRVQPLRPAAPLDGPLKGSGAAPDPVRAVPRPRRPWLSGRSGAGPTTPAATPAPTAPGADPAAKVEATTVADPKTATPKTADQKTADATVEDAKADAVADDAKAATADPAKTMVDGVPVVPASDSARRRRVPFAHAVRLEPRRAAASAAHATRAWARRPSGRLTLPGVFLLALVAATAAAGALLVPATIRAPRPVAADSSATLAVPPAAPSGFPTGPLPTGPVPTGPLPSGGLPGGGLPGSGLPTGPAIGPVVGGRPSDALAGWAQQVGAKVGVPATAMQAYGYAELVLAQTNRSCALSWTTLAAIGKVESGHGSANGARLGPDGMALPKIIGLPLDGKDGRMRIIDTDRGALDGDPVLDKAIGPMQFIPTTWQEIGADADNDGKKDPHDLDDAALAAGNYLCKGGRNLSIPGDWWNAILSYNDVRRYAQDVFDTANQYGRASR, encoded by the coding sequence GTGGTGGACGGTGAGGACGACACGCGTGTGCAACCGTTACGACCGGCCGCGCCGCTGGACGGCCCACTAAAGGGCTCGGGGGCTGCGCCCGATCCGGTGCGCGCGGTGCCCCGTCCCCGCAGGCCATGGCTGAGCGGACGGTCCGGGGCTGGGCCGACCACACCAGCGGCAACACCCGCACCGACCGCCCCCGGTGCCGACCCGGCCGCGAAGGTCGAGGCCACCACGGTCGCGGACCCGAAGACCGCAACCCCGAAGACAGCGGACCAGAAGACCGCGGACGCCACGGTGGAGGACGCGAAGGCGGACGCCGTGGCCGACGATGCGAAGGCCGCCACCGCGGATCCGGCGAAGACCATGGTGGACGGCGTACCCGTCGTGCCGGCGTCCGATTCCGCCCGGCGGCGGCGGGTGCCGTTCGCGCACGCGGTACGGCTGGAGCCACGCCGGGCAGCGGCCTCCGCGGCCCACGCGACCCGCGCCTGGGCTCGTCGGCCGAGCGGTCGGCTCACCCTGCCCGGTGTGTTCCTGCTGGCACTGGTGGCCGCGACCGCGGCGGCCGGTGCGCTGCTCGTGCCGGCCACCATCCGCGCACCGCGCCCGGTCGCGGCCGACTCCTCCGCTACGCTGGCCGTACCGCCAGCGGCCCCGTCCGGCTTCCCCACCGGCCCGCTGCCCACCGGACCGGTGCCGACCGGCCCGCTGCCCAGCGGTGGGCTGCCCGGTGGTGGCCTCCCCGGCAGTGGGCTGCCGACCGGGCCCGCCATCGGCCCGGTGGTCGGGGGTCGACCCTCGGACGCTCTGGCCGGTTGGGCTCAGCAGGTCGGTGCCAAGGTCGGTGTCCCCGCGACCGCCATGCAGGCGTACGGGTACGCCGAGCTGGTGCTCGCCCAGACCAACCGCAGCTGCGCGTTGAGCTGGACCACGCTGGCCGCGATCGGCAAGGTCGAGTCGGGGCACGGCTCGGCCAACGGCGCGCGGTTGGGACCGGACGGCATGGCACTGCCGAAGATCATCGGGCTGCCTCTGGACGGCAAGGACGGCCGGATGCGGATCATCGACACCGATCGTGGGGCGCTCGACGGAGACCCGGTCCTCGACAAGGCGATCGGGCCGATGCAGTTCATCCCGACCACCTGGCAGGAGATCGGCGCGGACGCCGACAACGACGGCAAGAAGGACCCGCACGACCTGGACGACGCCGCCCTGGCAGCGGGAAACTACCTCTGCAAGGGTGGCCGGAACCTGAGCATTCCGGGCGACTGGTGGAACGCGATCCTCTCCTACAACGACGTGCGGCGCTACGCCCAGGACGTCTTCGACACCGCGAACCAGTACGGACGGGCCAGCCGCTAG